A portion of the Rhodococcus pseudokoreensis genome contains these proteins:
- the sdhA gene encoding succinate dehydrogenase flavoprotein subunit, whose translation MQEHRYDVVIVGAGGAGMRAAIEAGPRARTAVLTKLYPTRSHTGAAQGGMCAALANVEEDNWEWHTFDTVKGGDYLADQDAVEIMAKEAIDAVLDLEKMGLPFNRTPEGKIDQRRFGGHTRDHGKAPVRRACYAADRTGHMILQTLYQNCVKHDVEFFNEFYALDIAITETENGPVATGVIAYELATGEIHVFHAKSIVFATGGSGRMYKTTSNAHTLTGDGMGIIFRKGLPLEDMEFHQFHPTGLAGLGILISEAVRGEGGILRNADGERFMERYAPTIKDLAPRDIVARSMVLEVLEGRGAGPNKDYVYIDVTHIPEEVLDEKLPDIMEFSRTYLGVDPVKEPVPVYPTCHYVMGGIPTRINGEVLRNNDEIVQGLYAAGECACVSVHGANRLGTNSLLDINVFGRRAGIAAAEHANNSEFVALPETPEKMVDEWMETILSDHGHERVADIRTELQQSMDNNASVFRTEERLTQALKDVRALKERYNHITVQDKGKRYNSDLLEAVELGFLLEMAEVTVVGALNRKESRGGHAREDFPDRNDAEYMKHTMAYKEGDGLLSDIRLDYKPVVQTRYEPMERKY comes from the coding sequence ATGCAGGAACACCGTTATGACGTGGTCATCGTCGGTGCCGGCGGCGCCGGCATGCGCGCAGCGATCGAGGCCGGTCCCCGCGCCCGCACCGCGGTACTGACCAAGCTCTACCCCACCCGCAGCCACACCGGCGCGGCCCAGGGCGGCATGTGCGCCGCGCTGGCGAACGTGGAGGAAGACAACTGGGAGTGGCACACCTTCGACACGGTCAAGGGCGGCGACTACCTCGCCGACCAGGACGCCGTCGAGATCATGGCCAAGGAGGCCATCGACGCGGTGCTCGACCTCGAGAAGATGGGTCTGCCGTTCAACCGCACGCCCGAGGGCAAGATCGACCAGCGTCGTTTCGGTGGTCACACCCGCGATCACGGTAAGGCCCCCGTTCGCCGCGCATGTTATGCCGCGGACCGCACCGGTCACATGATCCTGCAGACGCTCTACCAGAACTGCGTCAAGCACGACGTCGAGTTCTTCAACGAGTTCTACGCCCTCGACATCGCGATCACCGAGACGGAGAACGGCCCCGTCGCCACCGGTGTCATCGCCTACGAGCTGGCCACCGGCGAGATCCACGTCTTCCACGCGAAGTCCATCGTGTTCGCCACCGGCGGCTCGGGACGCATGTACAAGACGACGTCCAACGCCCACACCCTCACCGGTGACGGCATGGGCATCATCTTCCGCAAGGGCCTCCCGCTGGAGGACATGGAGTTCCACCAGTTCCATCCGACAGGCCTGGCCGGGCTCGGCATCCTCATCTCCGAGGCTGTGCGCGGTGAGGGCGGCATCCTCCGCAACGCCGACGGCGAGCGGTTCATGGAGCGCTACGCCCCCACCATCAAGGACCTCGCACCCCGTGACATCGTCGCGCGGTCGATGGTTCTCGAGGTCCTCGAGGGACGCGGCGCGGGACCGAACAAGGATTACGTCTACATCGACGTGACCCACATCCCCGAGGAAGTCCTCGACGAGAAGCTCCCCGACATCATGGAGTTCTCCCGCACCTACCTCGGTGTGGACCCGGTCAAGGAACCGGTGCCGGTGTACCCCACCTGCCACTACGTCATGGGCGGCATCCCCACCAGGATCAACGGTGAGGTCCTCCGCAACAACGACGAGATCGTCCAGGGCCTGTACGCCGCCGGCGAGTGCGCCTGCGTCTCCGTCCACGGCGCGAACCGTCTCGGCACCAACTCGCTGCTCGACATCAACGTCTTCGGACGCCGCGCCGGCATCGCCGCCGCCGAGCACGCCAACAACAGCGAGTTCGTCGCCCTGCCGGAGACGCCCGAGAAGATGGTCGACGAGTGGATGGAAACCATCCTGTCGGACCACGGTCACGAGCGGGTCGCGGACATCCGCACCGAGCTGCAGCAGTCGATGGACAACAACGCCTCGGTGTTCCGCACGGAAGAGCGCCTCACCCAGGCACTCAAGGACGTGCGCGCTCTGAAGGAGCGCTACAACCACATCACGGTGCAGGACAAGGGCAAGCGCTACAACAGCGACCTGCTCGAGGCCGTCGAGCTCGGCTTCCTCCTCGAAATGGCGGAGGTCACCGTCGTCGGCGCGCTGAACCGCAAGGAATCGCGCGGCGGCCACGCCCGCGAGGACTTCCCGGACCGCAACGACGCCGAGTACATGAAGCACACGATGGCATACAAGGAGGGCGACGGCCTGCTCTCCGACATCCGTCTCGACTACAAGCCGGTAGTCCAGACCCGCTACGAGCCGATGGAGCGTAAGTACTGA
- a CDS encoding succinate dehydrogenase iron-sulfur subunit, with the protein MSAPAVDKSENKSDLPPVPEGAVMVTLKIARMNPESGEGQHWDSFQVPALPTDRMLNLLLYVKGYLDGTLTFRRSCAHGVCGSDAMRINGVNRLACKLLMKDMLPKDGKPVTITVEPIKGLPVEKDLVVDMEPFFDAFRAVKPFLITTGNEPTRERIQSQHDRARFDDTTKCILCACCTTSCPVYWSDGSYFGPAAIVNAHRFIFDSRDEGASERLDILNDKDGVWRCRTTFNCTDACPRGIQVTKAIQEVKRALLFAR; encoded by the coding sequence ATGAGCGCACCTGCAGTCGACAAGAGCGAGAACAAGTCGGATCTCCCTCCCGTTCCCGAGGGCGCCGTCATGGTCACCCTCAAGATCGCGCGGATGAACCCGGAGTCCGGCGAGGGCCAGCACTGGGACAGCTTCCAGGTTCCGGCGCTGCCGACGGACCGCATGCTGAACCTGCTCCTGTACGTGAAGGGCTACCTCGACGGCACCCTGACGTTCCGCCGCAGCTGCGCCCACGGCGTGTGCGGTTCGGACGCAATGCGGATCAACGGCGTCAACCGTCTGGCCTGCAAGCTCCTCATGAAGGACATGCTGCCCAAGGACGGCAAGCCGGTCACGATCACCGTCGAGCCCATCAAGGGCCTGCCGGTGGAGAAGGACCTCGTCGTCGACATGGAGCCCTTCTTCGACGCGTTCCGCGCCGTGAAGCCGTTCCTCATCACCACCGGCAACGAACCCACCCGTGAGCGCATCCAGTCGCAGCACGACCGGGCCCGTTTCGACGACACCACCAAGTGCATCCTGTGTGCCTGCTGCACCACGTCGTGCCCGGTGTACTGGAGCGACGGCAGCTACTTCGGTCCCGCTGCCATCGTCAACGCGCACCGGTTCATCTTCGACAGCCGTGACGAGGGTGCGTCGGAGCGTCTCGACATCCTCAACGACAAGGACGGCGTCTGGCGTTGCCGGACCACGTTCAACTGCACCGACGCGTGCCCCCGCGGCATCCAGGTGACGAAGGCGATCCAGGAAGTCAAGCGCGCGCTGCTCTTCGCACGCTGA
- a CDS encoding malate dehydrogenase yields the protein MTQSPTPAVVTVTGAAGSIGYAALFRIAAGAMLGPDTPIRLRLLEIPSAVSAAEGTAMELDDSAFPLLHDVEVHDDPKRGFDGTDVALLIGSRPRSKGMERGDLLAANGQIFTVQGRAINQVAAEGVRVLVVGNPANTNALVAANNAPDVPAERFTALTRLDHNRAIAQLARHSGAAVKDISRVTIWGNHSSTQYPDIFHARVGDRSGAEFAADRDWLTGDFIPTVANRGSAIIEARGASSAASAANAAIDHVHDWVLGTPDDDWTSVALPSTGAYGVPEGLVSSFPVRSVDGAWQVVEGLEIDDFSRKRIDASVAELESERDAVRGMGFI from the coding sequence ATGACGCAGTCGCCCACTCCCGCGGTGGTCACGGTCACCGGGGCGGCAGGCAGTATCGGTTACGCGGCGCTGTTCCGGATCGCCGCGGGCGCGATGCTCGGCCCCGACACCCCGATTCGACTGCGGCTCTTGGAGATTCCGTCCGCCGTGTCCGCGGCCGAAGGCACCGCGATGGAACTCGACGACAGCGCTTTCCCGCTTCTTCACGACGTCGAGGTCCACGACGACCCGAAGCGGGGTTTCGACGGCACCGATGTGGCCCTGCTCATCGGATCACGTCCCCGGTCCAAGGGGATGGAGCGCGGCGACCTGCTGGCCGCGAACGGGCAGATCTTCACCGTGCAGGGTCGCGCGATCAATCAGGTTGCCGCGGAAGGCGTCCGGGTGCTGGTCGTGGGCAACCCGGCCAACACCAACGCACTCGTCGCCGCGAACAACGCCCCCGACGTGCCCGCGGAGCGGTTCACGGCACTGACCCGGCTCGACCACAACCGCGCGATCGCCCAGCTGGCACGGCACTCCGGCGCCGCGGTGAAGGACATCAGCCGCGTCACGATCTGGGGCAACCACTCCAGCACCCAGTACCCCGACATCTTCCACGCGCGGGTCGGGGACCGGTCCGGCGCCGAGTTCGCCGCGGACCGCGACTGGCTCACCGGCGACTTCATTCCCACCGTCGCGAACCGGGGCAGCGCGATCATCGAGGCCCGCGGCGCATCGTCCGCGGCCTCCGCCGCCAACGCCGCGATCGACCACGTGCACGACTGGGTGCTCGGCACCCCCGACGACGACTGGACGTCCGTGGCGCTGCCCTCCACCGGCGCCTACGGGGTGCCGGAGGGGCTCGTCAGCTCGTTCCCGGTCCGCTCGGTCGACGGGGCCTGGCAGGTCGTGGAGGGGCTGGAGATCGACGACTTCTCGCGGAAGCGGATCGACGCGTCGGTGGCCGAACTCGAATCCGAACGCGACGCCGTCCGGGGCATGGGTTTCATCTGA
- a CDS encoding D-alanyl-D-alanine carboxypeptidase family protein, with the protein MCTAVVSGTLLAGLSVSAAGAIPPPVPASPTSAPFTTPNTDDCPHRSAPAPAIDLSEVPQPGDPAPTAVSVPDQPVGGPKLAECGVTLPDGAPALPADIAASGWVLADIDTGDVLAAKDPHGRYRPASTIKMLLALVALDELDLDKTVTATAEDAAVEGSAVGIGKNGQYTNRQLMQGLVMASGNDAAHLLARQLGGDAATVDKMNRLADTLGAHDTRTATPSGLDGPGMSSSPFDLALIFHNAMKNPTFAELISTETVQFPGFPKDPAIPEDQDRPPFALANDNQLLYNYPGALGGKTGFTDDARHTYVGGADHDGRRLMVTLMGAEAQPIRTWEQAARLLDYGFALDRDARVGSLEDLYPAEDGSDAVLAAPPQQDSAAATSSVVASGSDHPDNTLALRAGVGIVGAAVVVVLMLCARRLSRRR; encoded by the coding sequence GTGTGTACCGCGGTCGTGTCCGGAACCCTGCTGGCCGGACTCTCGGTGAGCGCTGCCGGGGCGATCCCGCCCCCGGTCCCCGCCTCCCCCACGTCGGCGCCGTTCACCACCCCCAACACCGACGACTGCCCGCACCGGTCGGCGCCGGCCCCCGCGATCGACCTGTCCGAGGTGCCGCAGCCGGGCGATCCGGCACCGACCGCCGTGTCCGTGCCCGACCAGCCGGTGGGCGGGCCGAAACTCGCCGAGTGCGGAGTGACGCTCCCCGACGGCGCCCCCGCGCTGCCCGCCGACATCGCGGCGTCGGGCTGGGTGCTGGCCGACATCGACACCGGCGACGTGCTCGCGGCGAAGGACCCGCACGGCCGGTACCGGCCGGCCAGCACCATCAAGATGCTGCTCGCGCTCGTGGCGCTGGACGAACTGGATCTCGACAAGACCGTAACCGCCACCGCCGAGGACGCCGCCGTGGAGGGCAGCGCGGTCGGGATCGGCAAGAACGGTCAGTACACGAACCGGCAGCTGATGCAGGGCCTGGTCATGGCGTCGGGGAACGACGCCGCCCACCTCCTCGCCCGGCAACTCGGCGGCGACGCCGCGACGGTCGACAAGATGAACCGTCTCGCCGACACCCTCGGCGCTCACGACACGAGGACCGCGACCCCGTCCGGACTCGACGGTCCCGGCATGAGCAGTTCGCCGTTCGACCTCGCGCTGATCTTCCACAACGCGATGAAGAATCCGACGTTCGCGGAGCTGATCTCCACGGAAACCGTTCAGTTCCCGGGCTTCCCGAAGGATCCCGCGATCCCGGAGGACCAGGACCGGCCGCCGTTCGCACTCGCCAACGACAATCAACTGCTCTACAACTACCCGGGCGCGCTGGGCGGCAAGACCGGATTCACCGACGATGCGCGCCACACGTACGTCGGCGGCGCCGACCACGACGGCCGCCGCCTGATGGTGACACTGATGGGAGCCGAGGCGCAGCCGATCCGAACCTGGGAACAGGCGGCGCGACTGCTGGACTACGGGTTCGCCCTCGACCGCGACGCCCGGGTGGGGTCGCTCGAGGACCTGTACCCGGCCGAGGACGGGTCCGACGCGGTCCTTGCCGCACCGCCGCAACAGGATTCGGCCGCCGCCACGAGTTCCGTCGTCGCCTCCGGTTCCGACCACCCCGACAACACGCTGGCCCTGCGGGCGGGTGTGGGGATCGTCGGGGCGGCCGTCGTCGTCGTGCTGATGCTCTGCGCACGCCGGCTGTCCCGCAGGCGCTGA
- the yhjD gene encoding inner membrane protein YhjD produces MADEPSFLDKQRAARPWFDHLMRAAQRYQNQKGDYYAAGITYFSVLALIPILMVAFAIAGFVLAGQPELLQELQDGITKNVPGSLGDTLNTIIDSAIASRASVGILGLLGAAYAGLGWMANLRDALTAMWESQRESKGFVRTKLGDAGALLGLGLAMIVSIGSSALSSGPVARTVVEVLNLDEVTGVDAGLRALSTVLSLVATWAVFAWVIARLPREPVTFRSAIKAALLAAVVFEIFKQVGAIYLTAVTAGPAGVAFGPIIGLLVFIYLTCRMLLFSTAWAATTKASMALAFVPPPDPAVITPRIEVREGPGVRGGLALVGVGALAALGLSGLVTRNKR; encoded by the coding sequence GTGGCTGACGAACCGAGTTTTCTCGACAAGCAGCGGGCAGCGCGCCCCTGGTTCGACCATCTGATGCGGGCCGCACAGCGGTACCAGAATCAGAAGGGTGACTACTACGCGGCGGGTATCACGTATTTCAGTGTGCTCGCATTGATTCCGATCCTGATGGTCGCGTTCGCCATCGCCGGTTTCGTGCTCGCCGGGCAGCCGGAGTTGCTGCAGGAACTGCAGGACGGCATCACGAAGAACGTGCCCGGAAGTCTCGGTGACACGCTCAACACCATCATCGATTCGGCGATCGCGTCCCGCGCCAGCGTCGGTATCCTCGGTCTGCTCGGTGCCGCCTACGCCGGACTGGGGTGGATGGCGAACCTGCGTGACGCGCTCACGGCGATGTGGGAGAGCCAGCGCGAGTCGAAGGGATTCGTGCGCACCAAGCTGGGCGACGCGGGCGCTCTGCTCGGGCTGGGCCTGGCGATGATCGTCTCGATCGGATCGTCCGCGCTGAGCAGCGGTCCGGTGGCCCGCACGGTGGTCGAGGTGCTCAACCTCGACGAGGTGACCGGCGTCGACGCCGGACTGCGCGCACTGTCGACCGTGCTCTCGCTGGTCGCGACGTGGGCGGTGTTCGCCTGGGTGATCGCCCGACTGCCCCGGGAGCCCGTGACGTTCCGCAGTGCGATCAAGGCGGCCCTGCTCGCGGCCGTGGTGTTCGAGATCTTCAAGCAGGTCGGCGCCATCTACCTCACCGCGGTCACCGCGGGTCCCGCAGGCGTGGCGTTCGGCCCGATCATCGGTCTGCTCGTGTTCATCTACCTGACCTGCCGGATGCTGCTCTTCTCGACGGCGTGGGCCGCGACCACCAAGGCCAGCATGGCGCTCGCGTTCGTGCCGCCACCGGATCCCGCCGTCATCACGCCGCGGATCGAGGTTCGCGAGGGTCCGGGGGTGCGCGGGGGACTCGCCCTCGTCGGTGTCGGTGCCCTCGCCGCGCTCGGCTTGTCCGGACTGGTCACCCGCAACAAGCGCTGA
- the trpS gene encoding tryptophan--tRNA ligase: MSTPAAQKPTAKPRVLSGIQPTADSFHLGNFLGALQQWVPLQDDFDAFYFIPDLHAITVAQDPKELRRRTKIAAAQLLALGIDPDRATLFVQSQVPEHAQLAWVLNCITGFGEASRMTQFKDKSSKQGSENASVGLFTYPVLMAADILLYRPQRVPVGEDQRQHLELARDLAQRFNTRFGKAFVIPEAQIIKGTAKIYDLQDPTSKMSKSGPSPAGLINLLDDPKVSAKKIKSAVTDNEREIRYDPQAKPGVSNLLTIQSALSGTPVETLVAGYEGKGYGDLKTDTADVLAEFVTPLKAKVEGYLSDEAELDRVIAAGAHRAREVSSQTLAAVYEKVGFLTPKG, encoded by the coding sequence ATGTCGACCCCTGCAGCTCAGAAACCCACCGCGAAACCGCGGGTGCTCTCCGGCATCCAGCCCACCGCCGACTCGTTCCACCTCGGCAACTTCCTGGGTGCTCTGCAGCAATGGGTGCCTCTGCAGGACGACTTCGACGCGTTCTACTTCATCCCGGACCTGCACGCGATCACGGTGGCGCAGGACCCGAAGGAACTGCGCCGCCGCACGAAGATCGCGGCGGCACAGTTGCTGGCGCTGGGAATCGACCCCGACCGCGCCACGCTGTTCGTCCAGAGCCAGGTCCCCGAGCACGCGCAGCTGGCATGGGTTCTCAACTGCATCACCGGTTTCGGTGAGGCAAGCCGCATGACGCAGTTCAAGGACAAGTCGTCGAAGCAGGGCAGCGAGAACGCCAGCGTCGGGCTGTTCACGTATCCGGTGCTGATGGCCGCCGACATCCTGCTGTACCGCCCGCAGCGGGTCCCCGTCGGCGAGGACCAGCGCCAGCACCTCGAACTGGCCCGCGATCTCGCCCAGCGGTTCAACACCCGGTTCGGGAAGGCGTTCGTCATTCCCGAGGCTCAGATCATCAAGGGCACCGCCAAAATCTACGACCTGCAGGATCCGACGTCGAAGATGAGCAAGTCCGGTCCGAGCCCGGCCGGCCTGATCAACCTGCTCGACGACCCCAAGGTGTCGGCGAAGAAGATCAAGTCCGCGGTCACCGACAACGAGCGGGAGATCCGGTACGACCCGCAGGCCAAGCCCGGTGTGAGCAACCTGCTCACCATCCAGTCGGCGTTGTCCGGCACCCCCGTCGAGACGTTGGTCGCCGGGTACGAGGGCAAGGGCTACGGCGACCTGAAAACCGATACGGCCGACGTTCTCGCCGAATTCGTGACACCGTTGAAAGCGAAAGTGGAGGGGTACCTCTCGGACGAGGCGGAACTCGATCGTGTCATCGCGGCCGGTGCCCACCGGGCCCGTGAAGTGTCGTCGCAGACGTTGGCGGCCGTGTACGAGAAGGTAGGGTTTTTGACACCGAAGGGATAG
- a CDS encoding exodeoxyribonuclease III: MPHIITTVNVNGVRAAARKGLTEWMERTEADVVCLQETRASDDQLAETLAPALEGGWNLASAEPSSKGRNGVAILSRKPADAVRVGHGDEEFAAAGRYIEADFDDLTVASLYLPSGEAQTPRQEEKERFMDSFARYLTATAEAAVAAGRHVVVCGDWNIAHTELDLKNWKTNKKNSGFLPHEREWMSALFAEDAHWSDVVRLLEPDVAGPYSWWSYRGKAFDNDSGWRIDYQIATRELAERAKQAVVERAETYDQRWSDHAPVTVQYR, from the coding sequence GTGCCACACATCATCACCACCGTCAATGTCAACGGAGTCCGCGCGGCCGCACGCAAGGGACTCACCGAGTGGATGGAGCGCACGGAGGCCGACGTCGTCTGCCTGCAGGAGACGCGGGCGTCCGACGATCAGCTCGCCGAGACTCTCGCGCCCGCCCTGGAGGGCGGATGGAACCTGGCGTCCGCGGAACCGTCCTCGAAGGGGCGAAACGGCGTCGCGATCCTGTCCCGGAAACCGGCCGACGCCGTCCGTGTCGGCCACGGCGACGAGGAGTTCGCTGCCGCGGGCCGCTACATCGAGGCGGACTTCGACGACCTCACGGTGGCGAGCCTGTACCTGCCCTCGGGGGAGGCCCAGACACCCCGGCAGGAGGAGAAGGAGCGGTTCATGGACTCCTTCGCGCGGTACCTCACGGCTACGGCCGAGGCCGCCGTCGCGGCCGGTCGGCACGTGGTGGTCTGCGGCGACTGGAACATCGCCCACACCGAACTCGACCTGAAGAACTGGAAGACGAACAAGAAGAACTCCGGGTTCCTGCCCCACGAGCGGGAGTGGATGTCCGCGCTCTTCGCGGAGGACGCGCACTGGTCCGACGTCGTGCGCCTGCTCGAACCGGACGTCGCCGGACCGTACTCGTGGTGGTCGTACCGCGGGAAGGCGTTCGACAACGACTCCGGCTGGCGCATCGACTACCAGATCGCCACCCGCGAACTGGCGGAGCGCGCCAAGCAGGCCGTCGTCGAGCGCGCCGAAACCTACGACCAGCGGTGGTCCGATCACGCGCCGGTCACCGTCCAGTACCGGTGA
- a CDS encoding MFS transporter, with product MSTSTPVRPEHLGVIAQHPSVRKLAMIALALGGFGIGTTEFVAMGLLPEMASSLGITEPTAGHVISAYALGVVVGAPLIAALTARVPRKTLLIALMAAFTIGNAATVFAPNYGVLMAARFVAGLPHGAYFGVAALVAAHLAERGQRARAVALVMMGLSVANVIGVPAASWLGQALGWRSAFALVALIGVVTLGAIWSWVPALAAMRMTNPLTELGALRRAQVWMTLIIGMVGFGGMFAVYTYISTTLTDVAGLSRSLVPLALMIYGLGMVAGNLIGGTLADRALIPGLFAAMTALGVVLGIFVIASHNPYTALLLVFFVGAAGASMVPGLQTRLMDVAADAQTLAASLNHAALNIANAFGAWIGGVVIAAGYGYTAPAAVGALLAVAGLVVLTVAVAMERRSARSSR from the coding sequence GTGAGCACTTCCACCCCCGTCCGCCCCGAGCACCTCGGTGTCATCGCTCAACATCCGTCCGTCCGCAAGCTCGCCATGATCGCGCTCGCACTCGGCGGCTTCGGGATCGGCACCACCGAGTTCGTGGCGATGGGACTGCTTCCCGAAATGGCGTCGAGCCTCGGGATCACCGAGCCGACGGCCGGGCACGTCATCTCGGCGTACGCCCTGGGTGTGGTCGTGGGCGCGCCGCTCATCGCCGCGCTCACCGCGCGGGTGCCCCGCAAGACGCTGCTGATCGCGCTGATGGCGGCGTTCACGATCGGCAACGCCGCCACCGTGTTCGCACCGAACTACGGGGTGCTGATGGCCGCGCGGTTCGTCGCCGGTCTCCCGCACGGCGCGTACTTCGGCGTCGCCGCCCTGGTGGCGGCGCACCTCGCCGAGCGCGGACAGCGCGCCCGGGCGGTCGCGCTCGTCATGATGGGCCTGTCGGTGGCCAACGTCATCGGTGTGCCCGCCGCCTCGTGGCTGGGACAAGCGCTCGGCTGGCGCAGCGCCTTCGCCCTCGTCGCGCTGATCGGTGTCGTGACGCTGGGCGCGATCTGGTCCTGGGTGCCCGCGCTCGCCGCCATGCGGATGACGAACCCGCTCACAGAACTCGGTGCTCTGCGCCGCGCGCAGGTGTGGATGACGCTCATCATCGGCATGGTCGGATTCGGTGGCATGTTCGCCGTCTACACCTACATCAGCACGACCCTCACCGATGTGGCCGGGTTGTCGCGGTCGCTGGTGCCGCTGGCGCTGATGATCTACGGGCTGGGCATGGTCGCGGGCAATCTGATCGGCGGCACGCTCGCCGACCGGGCGCTGATTCCCGGTCTGTTCGCCGCGATGACGGCGCTCGGGGTGGTGCTCGGCATCTTCGTGATCGCCTCGCACAACCCGTACACGGCGCTGCTGCTGGTGTTCTTCGTCGGTGCTGCCGGCGCGTCGATGGTTCCCGGACTGCAGACCCGGCTGATGGACGTCGCCGCCGACGCCCAGACCCTCGCCGCGTCGCTCAACCACGCGGCCCTCAACATCGCGAACGCGTTCGGGGCGTGGATCGGTGGCGTCGTCATCGCCGCCGGTTACGGCTACACGGCGCCCGCCGCGGTCGGTGCGCTGCTCGCCGTCGCGGGCCTCGTGGTCCTCACCGTGGCCGTCGCGATGGAACGCCGCAGCGCCCGTTCGTCTCGGTAG
- a CDS encoding NADP-dependent isocitrate dehydrogenase — protein sequence MSKIKVEGTVVELDGDEMTRIIWQFIKDKLIHPYLDVNLEYYDLGIEYRDETDDQVTVDAANAIKKHGVGVKCATITPDEARVEEFGLKKMWRSPNGTIRNILGGTIFRAPIIISNVPRLVPGWTKPIIIGRHAFGDQYRATDFKVPGPGKVMITYTPEDGSEPIEHELVNFPEGGGVVQGQYNFTKSIEDFARASLNYGLQQNYPVYLSTKNTILKAYDGAFKDIFQHVYETEFKPEFDAAGLTYEHRLIDDMVASALKWEGGYVWACKNYDGDVQSDTVAQGFGSLGLMTSVLLTPDGKTCEAEAAHGTVTRHFRQHQQGKPTSTNPIASIFAWTRGLEHRGKLDNTPDVIGFAQKLEDVVIKTVEGGQMTKDLAMLVGGDQGYLTTEEFLGALDINLQKAIAEQ from the coding sequence ATGTCCAAAATCAAGGTTGAGGGCACCGTCGTCGAACTCGACGGCGACGAGATGACACGCATCATCTGGCAGTTCATCAAAGACAAGCTGATCCATCCCTACCTGGATGTGAACCTGGAGTACTACGACCTCGGTATCGAGTACCGGGACGAGACCGACGACCAGGTCACCGTCGACGCGGCCAACGCCATCAAGAAGCACGGCGTCGGTGTCAAGTGCGCGACGATCACCCCGGACGAGGCACGCGTCGAGGAGTTCGGCCTCAAGAAGATGTGGCGGTCGCCCAACGGCACCATCCGCAACATCCTCGGTGGCACGATCTTCCGCGCGCCGATCATCATCTCCAACGTTCCGCGACTGGTTCCGGGCTGGACGAAGCCGATCATCATCGGCCGTCACGCCTTCGGCGACCAGTACCGCGCCACCGACTTCAAGGTCCCCGGCCCCGGCAAGGTGATGATCACCTACACGCCCGAGGACGGCAGCGAGCCGATCGAGCACGAACTGGTGAACTTCCCCGAAGGCGGCGGCGTCGTCCAGGGTCAGTACAACTTCACCAAGTCCATCGAGGACTTCGCGCGCGCCTCGCTCAACTACGGCCTGCAGCAGAACTACCCGGTGTACCTGTCGACCAAGAACACCATCCTCAAGGCGTACGACGGCGCGTTCAAGGACATCTTCCAGCATGTCTACGAGACCGAGTTCAAGCCGGAGTTCGACGCGGCCGGACTCACCTACGAGCACCGCCTCATCGACGACATGGTCGCGTCGGCGCTCAAGTGGGAGGGCGGCTACGTCTGGGCCTGCAAGAACTACGACGGCGACGTCCAGTCCGACACCGTCGCGCAGGGCTTCGGATCGCTCGGCCTCATGACCTCCGTGCTGCTGACCCCGGACGGAAAGACGTGCGAGGCCGAGGCCGCACACGGCACCGTGACGCGTCACTTCCGTCAGCACCAGCAGGGCAAGCCGACGTCCACCAACCCCATCGCGTCGATCTTCGCGTGGACCCGTGGACTCGAGCACCGCGGCAAGCTGGACAACACCCCCGACGTCATCGGCTTCGCTCAGAAGCTCGAAGACGTGGTCATCAAGACCGTCGAGGGTGGCCAGATGACCAAGGACCTCGCGATGCTGGTCGGCGGCGACCAGGGCTACCTGACCACCGAGGAATTCCTCGGCGCGCTGGACATCAACCTCCAGAAGGCCATCGCCGAGCAGTAG